A part of Mycolicibacterium sp. TUM20985 genomic DNA contains:
- a CDS encoding TetR/AcrR family transcriptional regulator — MATSSRRVGAETSKTRDVLLECVEKTMLEEGYASVSYRTLASKAGVTPSLVQYYFPTLDDIFVAAIRRYSERSLTYLAAAFQRRTEDPLRAVWEYSWQEATGAMMTEFMALGNHRKSIRTEIAAVTEGVRKIQLEALEAKFGKNARPLGDLSLPALQLLVSGLPKLLNLEKGIGVKSAHAEVTAAFEQYIDTVEPQSEKPRRKTTSRRRTPARKI, encoded by the coding sequence ATGGCGACATCGTCGCGGCGCGTCGGAGCGGAAACGTCCAAGACTCGGGACGTCCTTCTGGAGTGCGTCGAGAAGACCATGCTCGAGGAGGGTTACGCGAGCGTGTCGTACCGGACGCTCGCGTCGAAGGCCGGCGTAACGCCCAGCCTGGTGCAGTACTACTTTCCGACTCTCGACGACATCTTCGTTGCCGCGATCAGACGCTACTCGGAGCGCAGTCTCACCTACCTCGCCGCGGCGTTCCAGCGTCGAACCGAAGATCCGCTTCGTGCCGTCTGGGAGTACTCCTGGCAGGAAGCGACCGGCGCGATGATGACGGAGTTCATGGCTCTCGGAAACCACCGAAAGTCCATCCGCACCGAGATCGCCGCCGTCACCGAGGGGGTCCGCAAGATTCAACTCGAGGCACTCGAAGCGAAGTTCGGCAAGAACGCGCGACCCCTCGGCGATCTCTCCTTGCCGGCTTTGCAATTGCTGGTGTCAGGCCTACCGAAACTGCTCAATCTCGAGAAGGGAATCGGCGTGAAGTCGGCACACGCGGAAGTGACCGCGGCCTTCGAGCAGTACATCGACACCGTCGAGCCGCAGTCCGAAAAGCCCAGACGCAAGACGACTTCGCGTCGGCGCACTCCGGCGCGCAAGATTTGA
- a CDS encoding SDR family NAD(P)-dependent oxidoreductase, which translates to MSNDNPVAVVTGASRGAGAGIAHALGNHECTVYVTGRTRDTTASRLAGTIDETAARVTAAGGTGIAVAVDHGDDEQVRNLFARIGEEAGRVDILVNNAAIIRDEMMGRTKFWEEPVNVIDTLDVGLRSSYVATVHAAPLMLPQHKGLVAFSSSSGAAHYAFGPAYGVPKAGTDKMAADMAFDLKEFGIAAVSIWMGALLTDRVRKIIAAKPEKFGHILQSAETPELTGHVIWALYNDADLMDVSGQTLIGAELAVKYGIADEDGRQPPSYRDLYDVHPQPQCAYVMR; encoded by the coding sequence ATGTCCAACGACAACCCAGTCGCAGTCGTCACCGGCGCTAGCCGCGGTGCAGGTGCGGGGATTGCCCACGCTCTAGGAAATCACGAATGCACGGTCTACGTCACCGGCCGCACTAGAGATACCACCGCATCGCGCTTGGCGGGCACCATCGATGAGACCGCCGCGCGCGTGACCGCCGCGGGCGGCACGGGAATTGCCGTCGCCGTCGACCACGGCGATGACGAACAGGTGCGAAATCTCTTCGCGCGCATCGGAGAAGAGGCGGGACGCGTCGACATTCTGGTGAACAACGCCGCGATCATCCGCGACGAGATGATGGGTCGGACGAAGTTCTGGGAGGAACCCGTCAACGTCATCGACACCCTCGACGTAGGCTTGCGCAGCAGCTACGTCGCCACGGTGCATGCAGCGCCCCTGATGCTGCCGCAGCACAAGGGATTGGTGGCTTTCTCGTCGTCTTCGGGCGCGGCGCACTACGCATTTGGGCCCGCCTACGGGGTCCCCAAAGCCGGTACGGACAAGATGGCCGCCGACATGGCGTTCGACTTGAAGGAGTTCGGCATCGCGGCGGTGTCGATCTGGATGGGTGCGCTACTCACCGACCGTGTCCGCAAGATCATTGCCGCCAAGCCCGAGAAGTTTGGCCACATCCTCCAATCCGCCGAGACTCCAGAGCTGACAGGGCACGTCATCTGGGCGCTTTACAACGACGCAGATTTGATGGACGTCAGCGGCCAGACGTTGATCGGCGCCGAACTGGCGGTGAAGTACGGAATTGCCGACGAGGACGGACGCCAACCACCTTCCTACCGGGACCTCTACGATGTCCATCCTCAGCCGCAGTGCGCCTACGTCATGCGATGA
- a CDS encoding SDR family NAD(P)-dependent oxidoreductase, whose product MSRTAVVTGGGSGLGQSISAKLAADGHRVAVMDVNLENAEKVAAKIQARGGTALAVGVDVSDETAVGSAFSEVRESLGSIGILVTSAAIAGFTRFDKITLEEWNRYLAVNLTGTFLAVRAALSDMVEANWGRIVTISSAAGQQGAPRQGHYSATKGGVIAMTKTLALDYARKGITANTVPPFVIDSPMLREQQADGKLPATEHLTQAIPAGRLGTGDDVAAVCSFLCSEAAGYINGQVIGVNGGAVV is encoded by the coding sequence TTGAGTCGAACAGCAGTAGTGACCGGCGGGGGATCCGGGTTGGGTCAGTCGATCAGCGCAAAGCTGGCCGCGGACGGCCATCGGGTGGCGGTCATGGATGTGAATCTGGAGAATGCGGAGAAGGTCGCCGCCAAGATTCAGGCGAGGGGCGGCACCGCACTCGCGGTTGGAGTCGACGTCTCGGATGAAACGGCCGTGGGGTCCGCTTTCTCCGAGGTCCGCGAATCACTGGGGTCTATCGGCATTCTCGTGACCAGCGCCGCGATCGCGGGATTCACCCGGTTCGACAAGATCACCCTCGAGGAATGGAATCGCTATCTGGCGGTGAATCTGACTGGCACGTTCCTCGCCGTCCGGGCAGCGCTCTCGGACATGGTGGAAGCCAACTGGGGTCGGATCGTCACCATCTCCTCGGCCGCCGGTCAGCAAGGTGCTCCTCGGCAGGGGCACTACTCGGCCACCAAGGGGGGCGTCATCGCTATGACGAAGACGCTCGCCTTGGACTATGCGCGCAAGGGCATCACGGCTAATACCGTGCCCCCGTTCGTCATTGACTCGCCCATGCTCCGGGAACAACAGGCGGACGGAAAGCTCCCAGCTACGGAGCATCTCACCCAGGCCATCCCCGCTGGACGCCTGGGCACGGGTGATGACGTGGCCGCCGTGTGTTCGTTTCTGTGCTCCGAGGCTGCGGGATACATCAACGGACAGGTCATTGGGGTCAATGGCGGCGCCGTCGTGTGA
- a CDS encoding SDR family NAD(P)-dependent oxidoreductase translates to MSSRFSLDGRVAVITGGGTGIGRGAALVLAEHGADVVLAARRPGPLESTAKEVVALGRRALAVSTDITTMQACQQLVDATLEEFGRVDILVNNAGGAQTKPIKRWSEDEFDDVLALNLGSVWHLSRAASIPMLEQGKGAIVNISSGASLLAMPMAAPYGAAKAAVNNLTGSMAAAWSRKGVRVNAIACGAVRAATLMDEAEKLGLDESTLAMSNGLGRLGEPDEIGYGVLFFASDASSFCSGQTLYMHGAPGPAGI, encoded by the coding sequence ATGAGCAGTCGGTTCTCACTCGATGGCCGTGTCGCCGTCATCACCGGTGGAGGCACGGGCATTGGCCGCGGCGCCGCGCTCGTGCTGGCCGAACACGGCGCCGACGTCGTGCTGGCGGCCCGCCGGCCAGGCCCCCTGGAATCGACGGCCAAGGAAGTTGTGGCGCTTGGGCGTCGAGCGTTGGCGGTATCGACCGACATCACCACCATGCAGGCCTGTCAGCAGTTGGTCGACGCCACTCTCGAGGAATTTGGTCGGGTGGACATCCTGGTGAACAACGCGGGTGGAGCGCAGACCAAGCCGATCAAACGATGGTCCGAGGACGAGTTCGACGACGTACTCGCGCTCAACCTGGGCAGTGTCTGGCATTTGTCGAGGGCCGCGTCGATCCCGATGCTTGAACAAGGCAAGGGCGCGATCGTCAACATCTCCTCTGGCGCAAGCCTGCTGGCCATGCCCATGGCCGCGCCCTATGGGGCGGCGAAGGCGGCTGTCAACAACTTGACCGGTTCCATGGCGGCGGCATGGTCGCGCAAGGGAGTTCGTGTCAACGCCATCGCCTGTGGGGCCGTCCGCGCAGCAACATTGATGGACGAGGCCGAGAAGCTAGGTCTCGACGAGAGCACGCTCGCCATGTCGAACGGGTTGGGTCGGCTGGGTGAACCCGACGAGATCGGTTACGGCGTACTGTTCTTCGCCTCGGACGCCTCGAGCTTCTGTTCGGGACAGACGCTATACATGCACGGTGCGCCAGGGCCGGCGGGCATTTAG
- a CDS encoding nitroreductase family protein, with protein sequence MTLDMSTDELLSTTRSVRLRLDFDTPVPRAVLSECLTLALQAPNASGAQGWRWVFVDDPEKKRALAEIYRANLAGVGRKSAVREPSDQSTQRARMAASGAHLAAHLQDAPFILIPCLQGRVDRSPSAMSATFWASVMPAAWSFCLALRSRGLGTCWTTLHLFGNGERAVAELLNIPYDEYSQVGMFPIAYTKGVDFKPARRLGPEDVTHWNCWSPEA encoded by the coding sequence ATGACCCTGGACATGTCCACCGATGAACTCCTGTCGACGACCCGATCGGTGCGGCTACGGCTCGACTTCGACACACCGGTGCCGCGCGCGGTGTTGAGTGAATGCCTGACCCTTGCGCTTCAAGCACCCAACGCCTCGGGCGCTCAGGGCTGGCGATGGGTGTTCGTCGACGACCCGGAGAAGAAGCGCGCGCTGGCTGAGATCTACCGGGCCAATCTTGCGGGGGTCGGTAGGAAATCTGCAGTTCGCGAACCCTCCGATCAATCGACACAGCGGGCACGGATGGCCGCCTCCGGAGCACATCTGGCCGCCCACCTACAGGACGCGCCGTTCATCCTGATTCCATGCCTGCAGGGACGGGTCGACCGCAGCCCCTCGGCCATGAGCGCCACCTTCTGGGCGTCGGTGATGCCCGCGGCGTGGAGCTTCTGCCTGGCGCTACGCTCCCGTGGATTGGGAACCTGTTGGACCACGCTGCACCTGTTCGGCAACGGTGAACGCGCCGTAGCCGAATTGCTGAACATTCCCTACGACGAGTACAGCCAGGTGGGCATGTTCCCCATCGCCTATACGAAGGGCGTGGACTTCAAGCCGGCTCGCCGCCTCGGCCCCGAGGACGTGACCCATTGGAACTGCTGGTCACCCGAAGCTTGA
- a CDS encoding cytochrome P450 has protein sequence MSDLYYDPWDFDIDLDPYPTYRRLRDEQPVYYNERHDFWGVSRYADVDAALKDTARLSSAKGDILEVVMADPVMPPGIFINEDPPLHTIHRAIVSRAFTPKKMRAIEDKIRAFCVACLDPLVGGDRFDFVVDLGAELPMRTIGMLAGIPDSEQPAVRKHANEVSRNEAGKPMKIKKDQYFRGDMFGEYVDWREKNPSDDLITELLDVEFEDENGTTRKLTKQELVVFLAVVAGAGVETTGRLFGWMGKVLAEHPDQRKELAEDHKLIPMAIEELLRFEPPGPHVARYVATDDVAFHEQVIPAGSALLMMLASANRDERHFEDPERFDIHRKPGGHLTFGRGAHFCVGSPLARLEGRVALEEVLKRWPEWDIDMAGATRSRTSTVRGWDTMPANVS, from the coding sequence TTGAGCGATCTGTATTACGACCCATGGGATTTCGACATCGACCTCGATCCCTACCCGACCTACCGACGCCTGCGCGACGAGCAACCGGTCTACTACAACGAGCGCCATGATTTTTGGGGCGTGAGTCGTTACGCCGATGTCGATGCTGCGCTGAAGGATACGGCGCGGCTCAGTTCGGCCAAGGGCGACATCCTCGAAGTGGTCATGGCCGATCCGGTGATGCCCCCGGGGATCTTCATCAACGAGGATCCACCGCTGCACACGATTCACCGGGCCATCGTGTCGAGAGCCTTTACGCCGAAGAAGATGAGGGCCATCGAGGACAAGATTCGCGCGTTCTGCGTGGCCTGCCTCGATCCACTGGTCGGCGGAGATCGCTTCGACTTCGTCGTCGACCTGGGCGCAGAGCTTCCCATGCGCACGATCGGCATGCTGGCTGGAATCCCCGACTCCGAGCAACCCGCCGTGCGCAAGCACGCGAACGAGGTGTCGCGCAACGAAGCGGGCAAGCCCATGAAGATCAAGAAGGACCAGTATTTTCGCGGTGACATGTTCGGCGAGTACGTCGACTGGCGCGAGAAGAACCCTTCGGATGACCTGATAACCGAATTGCTCGACGTGGAGTTCGAAGACGAGAACGGAACCACGCGGAAGCTGACCAAGCAGGAACTCGTGGTGTTCCTAGCGGTTGTCGCTGGCGCGGGTGTCGAGACGACGGGACGTCTCTTCGGCTGGATGGGCAAGGTGCTGGCCGAGCACCCCGACCAGCGCAAGGAGTTGGCTGAAGACCACAAGCTGATTCCGATGGCGATCGAGGAGCTACTGCGGTTCGAGCCACCGGGACCACACGTTGCGCGCTACGTCGCCACCGACGACGTGGCCTTCCACGAGCAGGTCATACCGGCGGGGAGTGCCCTGCTGATGATGCTGGCGTCGGCCAACCGGGATGAACGTCACTTCGAGGACCCAGAAAGGTTCGACATCCACCGAAAGCCTGGCGGGCATCTGACCTTTGGTCGTGGAGCGCACTTCTGCGTCGGATCCCCGCTGGCACGCCTGGAGGGCCGCGTGGCTCTGGAGGAGGTGCTCAAGCGGTGGCCCGAGTGGGACATCGACATGGCGGGCGCAACGCGGTCGCGCACATCGACGGTGCGTGGATGGGACACCATGCCCGCCAACGTTTCCTAG
- a CDS encoding mycofactocin-coupled SDR family oxidoreductase, which produces MDSSLNHVAVITGAARGQGRSHAVALARQGIDIIAIDLCADIASIPYPLATEADLAETADLVQDAGGRIRTAVADVRDLSALQAAVDSGVADFGEIDVMIANAGVVGMGLTNPLDEAVFNDIVDTNLRGVWNTIAATAPSMIRRGTGGSMVLISSMQGLVGRGGDGSAATFAYAASKHGIVGLMRSAAYAYAQHSIRVNSVHPTGVATPMIFNEHMANLFAANPDASAMSGNLLPVPFIEPIDVTNAVLFLVNDSARYLTGTALPVDAGFATM; this is translated from the coding sequence ATGGACTCATCACTGAATCACGTCGCGGTCATCACCGGCGCCGCGCGGGGCCAGGGACGAAGCCATGCGGTAGCTCTCGCTCGCCAGGGAATCGACATCATCGCCATCGACCTGTGCGCCGACATTGCGTCGATCCCCTACCCATTGGCCACCGAGGCCGATCTCGCCGAGACCGCCGATCTGGTGCAGGACGCCGGCGGGCGGATCCGAACCGCGGTGGCCGACGTCCGCGACCTGAGCGCACTGCAGGCTGCCGTCGACTCCGGAGTCGCCGACTTCGGCGAGATCGACGTCATGATCGCCAACGCCGGCGTCGTCGGCATGGGCCTGACCAATCCCCTCGACGAAGCGGTATTCAACGACATCGTCGATACCAACCTGCGCGGCGTCTGGAACACGATCGCCGCCACGGCCCCTTCGATGATCCGCCGGGGAACCGGGGGTTCGATGGTATTGATCAGCTCGATGCAGGGACTGGTCGGTCGCGGGGGCGACGGAAGCGCTGCCACCTTCGCCTACGCCGCCTCCAAGCACGGCATCGTCGGCCTGATGCGCTCCGCCGCCTATGCCTATGCCCAGCACAGCATTCGGGTCAACTCGGTACACCCCACCGGCGTGGCGACACCGATGATCTTCAACGAGCACATGGCGAATCTGTTCGCGGCCAATCCCGACGCCAGCGCCATGTCGGGCAACCTGTTGCCCGTTCCGTTCATCGAACCGATCGACGTCACGAACGCGGTGCTGTTCCTCGTCAACGACTCCGCGCGCTACCTCACGGGCACGGCGTTGCCCGTTGATGCTGGCTTCGCCACGATGTAA
- a CDS encoding GMC family oxidoreductase has translation MSSYDYVIAGAGSAGCVLANRLSEDPNITVLLVEAGGPDRSPLFRVPKGSGKLFDNEKHMWHYATTSFGPNPHSEQWMRGKVLGGSSSINGMIYNRGHRADWDGMEQLGNKGWGWNDMLPIFKGFEDNILGASPTRGVGGPVHVSVPRDPDPLCEEMITAGAAFGLERVEDINESDEARIGYATSTIRNGIRVSASSAFLKPAMRRPNLTVRTGTRVEHVLFRNGRAVGLQVAAKGGSTTVHATRDVILSLGSLNTPKVLQLSGIGPRSVLEAVGVAVYLDRNTVGRGLHEHRCATLRLQLKEDLGYNRQLSSSVAQALTAARYLATRKGPLAAPSFDIVGFVKSQPDVDRPDGQIMLGPWTIPPYNLGEPVAIERQAGVSCLGMVLRPTSEGSIEITSADPSAPQRIDPNYLETEYDRTTTANLLRTMRGIFEQSPIAERISHETYPGQRVRSDGDVVDTVLDGGYCGYHAAGTCAMGPSDDDVVDDQLRVRGIDGLRVVDCSVMPTMVAGNLNGPMMAMAWRAADLIIDGR, from the coding sequence ATGAGCAGCTACGACTACGTCATTGCCGGCGCTGGTTCGGCCGGATGCGTCTTGGCGAACCGGCTGTCCGAGGATCCGAACATCACCGTTCTCCTCGTAGAAGCCGGTGGCCCCGATCGCAGCCCGCTGTTCCGCGTCCCCAAGGGCTCAGGAAAGTTGTTCGACAACGAGAAGCACATGTGGCATTACGCCACCACCTCGTTCGGTCCGAATCCACACTCCGAGCAGTGGATGCGCGGGAAGGTGCTCGGTGGGTCCAGTTCGATCAACGGCATGATCTACAACCGCGGTCACCGCGCCGACTGGGACGGGATGGAGCAACTCGGCAACAAAGGCTGGGGCTGGAACGACATGCTCCCCATCTTCAAAGGCTTCGAAGACAACATCCTGGGCGCCTCACCGACCCGCGGCGTCGGCGGCCCAGTACACGTCTCCGTCCCGCGGGATCCGGACCCGCTGTGTGAAGAGATGATCACCGCAGGTGCAGCATTCGGCTTGGAGCGAGTTGAAGACATCAACGAGTCCGACGAAGCCCGCATTGGATACGCGACCTCCACCATCCGCAACGGAATCAGGGTCAGCGCGTCCTCGGCGTTCCTCAAGCCAGCGATGCGTCGACCCAACTTGACCGTGCGCACCGGAACTCGTGTCGAACACGTCCTCTTCCGCAATGGCAGAGCTGTTGGACTGCAGGTCGCGGCCAAGGGCGGATCCACCACCGTCCACGCGACCCGCGACGTCATCCTGAGCCTCGGCAGCCTCAACACTCCGAAGGTGTTACAGCTGTCCGGGATCGGGCCCCGCAGCGTCTTGGAAGCTGTGGGCGTCGCCGTTTATCTCGACCGTAACACCGTCGGACGCGGGCTACACGAACACCGCTGCGCCACCCTGCGCCTGCAGCTCAAAGAGGACCTGGGGTACAACCGGCAGTTGTCGAGCAGTGTGGCACAGGCTTTGACGGCCGCGCGGTACCTGGCAACACGCAAAGGTCCCCTCGCCGCCCCGTCCTTCGACATCGTCGGATTCGTGAAGTCCCAACCCGACGTCGACCGACCCGATGGCCAGATCATGCTCGGCCCGTGGACGATTCCGCCCTACAACCTCGGTGAGCCCGTGGCCATCGAGCGGCAGGCCGGCGTCTCGTGTCTGGGAATGGTGCTGCGTCCCACCTCGGAGGGATCGATCGAGATCACCTCCGCTGATCCGTCGGCGCCACAGCGCATCGACCCGAACTACCTCGAGACCGAGTATGACCGCACCACGACCGCCAACTTGCTGCGCACCATGCGCGGCATCTTCGAGCAATCACCTATCGCCGAGCGGATCAGTCACGAGACGTACCCTGGCCAGCGCGTGCGCTCCGATGGCGATGTGGTCGACACAGTGCTGGACGGGGGCTATTGCGGCTATCACGCCGCCGGCACGTGCGCCATGGGTCCCAGTGACGACGACGTCGTCGACGATCAGCTGCGGGTACGCGGTATCGACGGTCTACGGGTCGTCGACTGCTCGGTGATGCCCACCATGGTGGCCGGCAACCTCAATGGCCCGATGATGGCAATGGCCTGGCGCGCAGCAGATTTGATCATCGACGGTCGGTGA
- a CDS encoding carboxymuconolactone decarboxylase family protein — protein MVEENESPSVPRLAPIPADQWDDVAVAAIREAFPAKVVDAFRRKGLAPNVLATMLHHPALAGSFNRFGNVLLAEPAIGHRERELMLLRVAWRTRARYEWVHHVRLAAKYGLDARDFAAIAEGDSESWSPLERDLVAATDQLLDHYRIDDDTWARLRGQLTNAQLVELPFIVGAYTCLAMAFNSWELQVEDGVDTSDVPPLPSWPTPPVE, from the coding sequence ATGGTCGAAGAGAACGAGTCGCCGAGCGTGCCGCGGCTGGCGCCGATTCCGGCGGATCAGTGGGATGACGTCGCGGTCGCGGCGATCCGCGAAGCCTTCCCGGCGAAGGTGGTTGACGCGTTCCGGAGGAAGGGGCTGGCGCCGAACGTCTTGGCTACGATGCTTCATCATCCGGCGCTCGCCGGATCGTTCAACCGATTCGGCAACGTTCTGCTCGCGGAGCCGGCGATTGGCCATCGTGAGCGGGAACTGATGCTGCTGCGTGTGGCCTGGCGCACCCGGGCGCGCTACGAATGGGTGCACCACGTGCGGCTGGCAGCGAAATATGGACTCGACGCCCGTGACTTCGCGGCGATCGCCGAGGGCGACTCGGAATCGTGGTCACCGCTGGAGCGCGATCTCGTGGCGGCGACGGATCAACTGCTCGACCACTACCGCATCGACGATGACACCTGGGCCCGTTTGCGCGGTCAGCTCACCAACGCCCAGCTCGTCGAGCTGCCCTTCATCGTAGGCGCTTACACCTGTCTGGCGATGGCGTTCAACAGCTGGGAGCTTCAGGTCGAAGACGGGGTGGATACGAGTGACGTTCCACCGCTTCCGAGTTGGCCCACCCCGCCGGTGGAGTGA
- a CDS encoding SDR family NAD(P)-dependent oxidoreductase, whose protein sequence is MTLAPESAGTAAGRGRLTGRRIIVVGAGSRPSPDPEVTVGNGRAIAVLCAREGARVACVDVNEEAARFTADLCTQEGNAAAPVVADVRDADACQRLVEEAHEALGGLDGVVANVGYGEGKGLEGTTPELWDDIFAVNVRSHFLVARAAMPLLEEDGAFVFIGSAAGLKAGTRFPAYDSSKAALFGLTRHVALEGAPRRIRANYVIPGPVDTPLGRVGDATVAGRTKIRWPLGRQASAWDIAYATVFMLSAESAYITAQSLVVDGGITQFG, encoded by the coding sequence ATGACTCTCGCCCCTGAGTCGGCCGGGACCGCAGCCGGTCGAGGTCGCCTGACCGGCCGCAGGATCATCGTCGTCGGCGCCGGTTCGCGCCCCTCACCGGATCCAGAGGTGACGGTCGGCAACGGACGTGCGATCGCCGTGCTGTGCGCTCGCGAAGGTGCCAGGGTGGCATGCGTCGACGTCAACGAAGAGGCCGCCAGATTCACGGCCGACCTGTGCACGCAGGAAGGCAACGCCGCGGCACCCGTCGTCGCCGACGTTCGCGACGCCGATGCATGTCAACGGCTCGTCGAGGAGGCCCACGAAGCCCTTGGCGGCCTCGATGGCGTGGTGGCCAACGTCGGGTACGGAGAAGGCAAGGGGCTTGAAGGCACCACCCCCGAGTTGTGGGACGACATCTTCGCGGTGAACGTACGGTCACATTTCCTCGTGGCGCGGGCCGCGATGCCCTTGCTCGAGGAGGACGGAGCGTTCGTGTTCATCGGATCGGCCGCCGGCCTGAAAGCTGGCACCCGCTTCCCTGCCTACGATTCGTCGAAGGCCGCCTTGTTCGGACTCACTCGGCACGTCGCGCTCGAGGGTGCGCCCCGACGAATCCGGGCGAACTACGTCATTCCCGGCCCCGTCGACACGCCCCTCGGCCGCGTGGGCGACGCAACCGTCGCGGGCCGCACGAAGATCCGATGGCCACTGGGCCGCCAGGCCAGCGCCTGGGACATCGCCTACGCCACGGTATTCATGCTCAGCGCCGAATCCGCATACATCACGGCGCAGTCGTTGGTCGTGGACGGTGGAATTACCCAATTCGGTTGA
- a CDS encoding SDR family NAD(P)-dependent oxidoreductase translates to MGVLDGKVALITGAGQGVGRGIALALAREGAAIAIVDRNEETASETAVLIEQLGGSALYRICDVRNSGEVDTCVASIIEALGTVDILVNNAVDARVGIPLEDLDDEQFLISFTSGPFASFWFMRACFPYLQNGGRVINLRSGTEAQSMVGYGAYVSAKSAVGGLTRAAAREWGRKGITVNALVPFSLSPSAAADLAKKPGRLDALYRQLSIPRTADAEADVGRAAVFLAGPDATFITGCTISVDGGGSFFS, encoded by the coding sequence ATGGGCGTTCTCGACGGCAAGGTTGCACTCATCACGGGTGCCGGGCAGGGAGTCGGCCGCGGCATTGCTCTGGCGTTGGCCCGTGAGGGTGCCGCGATTGCCATCGTCGACCGAAACGAAGAAACCGCCTCGGAGACAGCTGTTCTCATCGAGCAACTCGGCGGCAGTGCGCTTTACCGCATCTGCGATGTACGGAACTCCGGCGAGGTAGACACCTGCGTTGCCTCGATCATCGAGGCGCTCGGCACGGTGGACATCCTGGTGAACAACGCGGTCGACGCGAGGGTAGGCATTCCGCTGGAGGACCTCGACGACGAGCAGTTCCTGATCTCCTTCACCAGCGGGCCCTTCGCGTCGTTCTGGTTCATGCGGGCGTGCTTCCCCTACTTGCAGAACGGTGGGCGTGTCATCAACCTGCGGTCGGGCACGGAAGCACAATCCATGGTGGGGTACGGCGCGTACGTCTCCGCCAAGTCGGCGGTGGGTGGGCTGACCCGAGCGGCGGCCCGCGAATGGGGGCGCAAGGGCATCACGGTCAACGCCCTGGTGCCCTTCTCGCTTAGTCCGAGTGCCGCAGCGGATCTCGCGAAGAAGCCCGGACGCCTCGACGCCCTCTACCGTCAATTGTCGATTCCGCGTACGGCCGACGCCGAGGCCGATGTCGGGCGCGCCGCGGTCTTCCTGGCCGGGCCCGACGCCACGTTCATCACCGGCTGCACCATTTCCGTGGACGGCGGCGGCTCGTTCTTCTCGTAG
- a CDS encoding nuclear transport factor 2 family protein encodes MTTLAARETEALESYRRYVAQRELCVAGDAPWSTIGAWFTEDAVFIDPAWGRVQGRDEITRYLDHSMAGFEGWSFPEEWTMVDGDRLVTYWWNRLPGTRADGSPYQAPAFSLLHYAGDGLFDYELDVLNIAEVGDLMVESAWMPGAGMSVPGAHPDRNITPPRLEKP; translated from the coding sequence GTGACAACACTTGCTGCGCGCGAAACGGAAGCGCTGGAGTCCTATCGGCGGTACGTCGCACAACGCGAACTATGCGTGGCCGGCGACGCACCATGGTCGACCATCGGTGCGTGGTTCACCGAAGACGCCGTCTTCATCGACCCGGCCTGGGGCCGGGTGCAAGGTCGCGACGAGATCACCCGATACCTCGACCACTCGATGGCCGGCTTCGAGGGGTGGAGCTTCCCGGAAGAGTGGACCATGGTCGACGGCGACCGATTGGTGACCTACTGGTGGAATCGCTTGCCAGGAACTCGGGCAGACGGTTCTCCCTATCAGGCTCCTGCCTTCTCGCTCCTGCACTATGCCGGTGACGGGTTGTTCGACTACGAACTGGATGTGTTGAACATCGCCGAAGTAGGCGACCTGATGGTCGAATCCGCTTGGATGCCGGGAGCGGGGATGTCGGTCCCCGGAGCCCACCCCGATCGGAACATCACCCCGCCGCGGCTTGAAAAACCCTGA